The following coding sequences lie in one Terriglobales bacterium genomic window:
- the cysD gene encoding sulfate adenylyltransferase subunit CysD, producing MALTHTQLDHLKRLEAESIFILREAVAEFARPVMLYSIGKDSSVMLRLAQKAFFPAPIPFSLLHIDTSYKFREMIAFRDSYARQIGAELIVHTHRQALDDGANPYSLGTQKCCGLLKTRALLDALAAGGFDAAFGGARRDEEKSRAKERVYSFRDRQGQWDPKNQRPELWSLYNGRHQPGESIRVFPLSNWTELDVWLYIQAEQIPIVPLYFAKEREVVLRGESILLLDSGVRLLPGEKTQKLKVRLRSLGCAPCSGAIRSEADSITAIIEEMASFRRSERENRVIDHDEEGSMELKKREGYF from the coding sequence ATGGCATTGACCCATACCCAACTCGATCACCTGAAGCGGCTGGAAGCGGAGAGCATTTTCATCCTGCGCGAGGCAGTCGCCGAGTTCGCTCGCCCGGTCATGCTGTATTCGATCGGGAAAGACTCTTCCGTCATGCTCCGGCTGGCGCAGAAGGCCTTCTTCCCCGCGCCGATCCCATTCTCGCTGCTGCACATCGACACCAGCTACAAGTTCCGCGAGATGATCGCGTTTCGCGATTCGTACGCGCGACAGATCGGCGCCGAGCTGATCGTCCACACCCATCGCCAGGCGCTCGACGACGGCGCCAATCCGTATTCGCTGGGAACCCAGAAATGCTGCGGCCTGCTGAAGACGCGCGCGCTGCTGGATGCCCTGGCTGCGGGCGGCTTCGACGCCGCGTTTGGCGGCGCGCGGCGCGACGAAGAGAAGTCGCGCGCCAAAGAACGCGTGTATTCGTTCCGCGACCGCCAGGGGCAGTGGGACCCGAAGAACCAAAGGCCGGAGCTGTGGAGCCTGTACAACGGCCGGCATCAGCCGGGCGAGAGCATTCGCGTCTTTCCGCTGTCGAACTGGACGGAGCTCGACGTCTGGCTCTACATCCAGGCCGAGCAGATTCCCATCGTGCCGCTCTACTTCGCCAAGGAGCGCGAGGTCGTCCTGCGCGGCGAATCAATCCTGTTGCTCGATAGTGGCGTCCGCCTGCTGCCAGGCGAGAAAACACAAAAACTGAAGGTCCGCCTGCGGTCCCTGGGCTGCGCCCCGTGCAGTGGCGCCATCCGCTCGGAGGCCGACTCGATCACCGCGATTATCGAAGAGATGGCCTCGTTTCGCCGCTCGGAGCGCGAGAACCGGGTCATCGATCACGACGAGGAGGGCTCGATGGAGCTGAAGAAGCGCGAGGGCTACTTCTGA
- a CDS encoding MoaD/ThiS family protein translates to MSTEGLKIHVPAPLRQYVDGQAAIAVSGQTVGEALTRLTRLHPDLRRHLYQGGKQRASVNVYVNDEDVRYLGKENTPLQTGDVISIAPSIAGGAGVCRAMCCCAGAHTRPRRYR, encoded by the coding sequence ATGTCAACTGAAGGCCTCAAGATCCATGTTCCGGCGCCTCTACGTCAGTACGTCGATGGCCAGGCGGCGATTGCGGTCTCTGGCCAAACCGTCGGCGAGGCCCTTACCCGCTTGACGCGGCTTCATCCCGATTTGCGGCGTCATCTTTATCAGGGCGGCAAGCAGCGCGCCTCCGTGAACGTCTACGTCAACGATGAAGACGTTCGTTATCTCGGCAAAGAAAACACACCGCTGCAGACAGGGGATGTGATCTCCATCGCGCCTTCGATCGCCGGGGGCGCCGGTGTCTGTCGTGCCATGTGTTGTTGCGCAGGTGCCCATACACGCCCACGGCGATACCGATGA